A section of the Pedobacter sp. HDW13 genome encodes:
- a CDS encoding DUF5686 family protein: MLFEGKLYVSNDSHFAVTGVSMGVNKNINLNFVRALKIDLDFEPTLSGKYSLAKSKLIADFGLGKTKGMGFTGERSSTYKNYQYDIKLPDTIFQGRSIVSVAGASARDDQYWEKNRLDPLSKEQAKIYHNIDTLQKIPSFQRTVKIATLLFAGYGNLGPYEIGPVNTFYSFNNVEGFRLRFGGRTTPELSKRFYFENYAAYGFKDEKWKFFLSATYSINNKSIYQFPQNYVRASFQRDTKIPGQELQFVQEDNFLLSFKRGLNDMLLYNDFYRLDYVHEYENHFSYAFGFKKWSQTPAGGLNYQANGGGFINRLTTSELSLALRYAPNEKFIQGKIYRVPIADRYPVFNLRYTAGIKGLLGGEYNYHNLTGSVDKRFYLSQLGYSDVTFEGSYIAGRVPFPLLAIHRANQTYAYQLNSYNLMNFLEFVSDHYVSINIDHNFNGFFFNKLPLIKKLKLREVVSFKALYGGLRDENNPAFGSGLYQLPAFDNGLQRTYSLGKEPYMEGSVGIGNIFKLLRVDLVRRFTYLDNPEVAKWGIRARVKFDF, translated from the coding sequence ATGCTTTTTGAAGGGAAATTATATGTGAGCAACGATTCGCATTTTGCCGTTACAGGAGTATCGATGGGGGTAAATAAAAACATCAACCTTAATTTCGTAAGGGCTTTAAAAATTGATCTGGATTTTGAACCCACGCTTTCGGGCAAATACAGTTTAGCCAAAAGCAAGCTAATTGCCGATTTTGGACTGGGCAAAACCAAGGGGATGGGCTTTACAGGTGAGCGTTCTTCGACCTATAAAAATTACCAATACGATATTAAACTACCCGATACTATTTTTCAGGGTAGGAGTATTGTATCGGTTGCAGGCGCCTCTGCCCGCGATGATCAGTATTGGGAAAAGAACCGATTAGATCCGTTATCAAAAGAACAGGCAAAGATCTACCACAACATCGATACCCTTCAAAAAATACCTTCTTTTCAGCGTACGGTAAAAATTGCGACGCTGCTTTTTGCCGGCTATGGTAACCTTGGTCCATACGAAATCGGCCCTGTTAATACCTTTTACAGCTTTAACAATGTAGAGGGGTTTCGACTGCGCTTTGGTGGCCGCACTACACCCGAACTCAGCAAGCGGTTTTATTTTGAAAATTATGCCGCTTATGGTTTCAAAGATGAAAAGTGGAAATTTTTTCTTTCCGCAACCTATTCCATTAACAACAAATCCATTTATCAGTTCCCACAAAATTATGTGCGGGCAAGCTTTCAGCGCGATACGAAAATTCCTGGTCAGGAGCTGCAGTTTGTGCAGGAAGACAACTTTCTCCTGTCGTTTAAGCGTGGATTAAATGATATGTTGCTCTACAACGATTTTTACCGCCTGGATTATGTGCATGAGTACGAAAATCACTTTTCTTATGCTTTTGGGTTTAAAAAGTGGAGCCAAACACCTGCAGGAGGTTTGAACTATCAGGCCAATGGTGGCGGATTTATTAACCGCTTAACCACCAGTGAGCTTTCGCTCGCTTTGCGTTATGCGCCTAACGAAAAGTTTATCCAGGGCAAAATTTACCGTGTACCCATTGCCGATCGTTATCCGGTATTTAACCTGCGTTACACGGCCGGAATAAAAGGATTGTTGGGTGGCGAATACAATTACCATAACCTTACCGGAAGCGTAGATAAGCGCTTTTATCTTTCGCAGCTGGGTTACAGCGATGTTACTTTCGAAGGCAGTTATATTGCTGGCAGGGTGCCTTTTCCATTACTAGCGATCCATCGGGCTAACCAAACCTATGCCTATCAGCTCAATTCGTATAACCTGATGAATTTCCTGGAGTTTGTGAGCGATCACTACGTAAGCATTAACATCGACCATAATTTTAACGGGTTTTTCTTCAACAAATTACCGCTAATCAAAAAGCTGAAACTAAGAGAAGTGGTTTCGTTCAAAGCGCTTTACGGTGGTTTACGCGATGAAAATAACCCGGCATTCGGCAGTGGTCTTTACCAGTTGCCGGCATTCGATAATGGTTTGCAGAGAACCTATTCGCTGGGCAAAGAACCTTATATGGAAGGTAGTGTGGGCATTGGCAATATTTTTAAATTATTGAGGGTTGATCTGGTTAGGCGTTTTACTTATCTGGATAATCCGGAGGTGGCTAAATGGGGGATCAGGGCAAGGGTTAAATTTGATTTTTAA
- a CDS encoding DUF4833 domain-containing protein, translating to MDKHGEVNKEQPINVFWMRYDDKGEKKELSYIQRKFAYGIVSKDLGNGQFELRFVSHKKLPMYLRKSTADKKYHVYATINDKKMEIDRIFLRIEGALSGSRT from the coding sequence GTGGATAAACATGGTGAGGTGAATAAAGAGCAGCCGATTAATGTTTTCTGGATGCGTTACGACGATAAAGGAGAGAAGAAAGAACTCAGCTACATACAGCGCAAATTTGCCTATGGCATTGTGAGTAAAGATTTAGGCAACGGGCAATTCGAACTCCGGTTTGTTTCGCACAAAAAGCTGCCCATGTATCTGCGAAAATCTACAGCCGATAAAAAATACCATGTTTACGCCACCATCAACGATAAAAAGATGGAGATAGATCGCATATTCCTGCGCATAGAAGGGGCACTTTCTGGTTCCCGAACGTAA
- a CDS encoding carboxypeptidase-like regulatory domain-containing protein, whose amino-acid sequence MKVIYSFFIVLVWVATGLSAFAQKTVVTGNVRDAVSKEPLPYVSVFFKGTTIGTQTDLNGNYALSSSSQQEGLSFNYIGYITLSKNIMPGFEQKLDVALVPDAKALGEVTVVAGKKARYRNKDNPAVELIRQVIAHREENRISNFNTAAFRQYDKMLFSMSNVSEKFKNKRIFRNYQFLFQQQDSTLIGGKNLLPIYIQEKLTDKYFASDPTRNKSVIIGEKQVNFDQQLVDNNGMKVYFERMYQDIDIYKNNISVISNEFLSPIANAAPSFYKFFITDTIKTGHGEVIELAFTPETVLICFLKGNYM is encoded by the coding sequence ATGAAAGTTATTTATTCATTTTTTATAGTCTTGGTTTGGGTTGCAACAGGTTTAAGTGCTTTTGCACAGAAAACAGTTGTTACCGGTAATGTGCGCGATGCCGTTTCCAAAGAGCCGCTACCTTACGTATCTGTATTTTTTAAAGGCACTACTATCGGAACCCAAACCGACCTTAACGGGAATTATGCGCTCAGTTCGTCGAGCCAGCAAGAAGGATTGAGCTTTAATTATATCGGCTACATTACCTTGTCGAAAAACATAATGCCGGGTTTTGAGCAAAAACTGGATGTTGCGCTAGTACCCGATGCAAAAGCACTGGGTGAAGTTACTGTGGTGGCTGGTAAAAAAGCGCGTTACCGCAATAAAGATAACCCGGCCGTTGAACTGATCAGGCAGGTAATTGCCCACAGGGAAGAAAACCGGATTAGCAATTTCAATACAGCCGCCTTCAGGCAGTATGATAAAATGCTTTTTTCGATGAGCAATGTATCCGAAAAATTTAAAAATAAGCGCATTTTCAGAAATTATCAGTTTCTTTTTCAGCAGCAGGATTCTACCTTAATTGGTGGTAAAAACCTGTTGCCCATTTATATACAGGAGAAATTAACCGATAAATATTTTGCCAGCGATCCAACACGGAACAAATCGGTTATCATTGGCGAGAAACAGGTTAATTTCGATCAGCAGCTGGTTGATAACAACGGCATGAAGGTTTATTTCGAACGCATGTACCAGGATATTGATATTTATAAAAACAATATCTCGGTGATCAGCAACGAGTTTTTAAGCCCGATTGCCAATGCTGCACCTTCTTTCTATAAGTTTTTTATTACCGATACCATTAAAACAGGTCACGGAGAGGTAATTGAACTTGCTTTTACCCCAGAAACGGTACTGATATGCTTTTTGAAGGGAAATTATATGTGA
- a CDS encoding inositol-3-phosphate synthase produces MTEQVKSANGKLGILMPGLGAVATTMISGVAAVKKGLSKPIGSLTQMGTIRIGKRTEKKEPKIKDFVPLAALEDLVFGGWDVYEDNVYEAAMNARVLDANLLRDVKEELQAIKPMRAAFDRNYVKNLDGKYVKDIDNRYELALAVMDDIKNFKADNNCDRIVLVWCGSTEIYFEPSEVHSSLAAFEQGLKDNDSRIAPSMIYAYAALKLGIPFANGAPNLTVDIPALIELAKETNTPIAGKDFKTGQTLMKTILAPGLAARSLGVNGWFSDNILGNRDGLVLDDPDNFKTKEVSKLGVLEDIFKPEINADLYGDMYHKIRINYYPPHGDNKESWDNIDIFGWLGYKMQIKINFLCRDSILAAPIVLDLALFIDLAKRANLSGIQEWLSFYLKSPQTIPGVPAENDIFKQLIKLQNTLRYIMGEELITHLGQDYEEEVVETA; encoded by the coding sequence ATGACAGAACAAGTAAAATCAGCAAATGGCAAACTTGGAATATTAATGCCAGGCCTAGGTGCAGTAGCTACAACCATGATTTCTGGTGTAGCAGCAGTGAAAAAAGGATTATCAAAACCAATTGGCTCGCTTACGCAGATGGGTACGATCCGCATTGGCAAACGTACAGAGAAGAAAGAACCTAAAATTAAAGATTTTGTTCCTTTGGCGGCACTGGAGGATTTGGTTTTTGGCGGTTGGGACGTTTACGAAGATAACGTTTATGAGGCGGCCATGAACGCACGCGTATTGGATGCCAATTTATTGCGCGATGTAAAAGAAGAATTGCAGGCCATTAAACCCATGCGTGCTGCTTTTGATCGCAACTATGTTAAAAACCTGGACGGCAAATATGTAAAAGATATCGATAACCGTTACGAACTTGCACTGGCAGTGATGGACGATATTAAAAACTTTAAGGCCGATAACAATTGCGACCGCATTGTACTGGTTTGGTGTGGTTCTACCGAAATTTATTTTGAGCCTTCGGAAGTGCACAGTTCGCTGGCTGCTTTTGAGCAGGGATTAAAAGACAACGATTCGCGTATTGCCCCAAGTATGATTTATGCTTATGCCGCTTTAAAACTCGGTATTCCTTTTGCCAATGGCGCGCCTAACTTAACGGTCGATATTCCGGCCCTGATTGAGCTGGCTAAAGAAACCAATACGCCGATTGCCGGAAAAGATTTTAAAACCGGACAAACCCTAATGAAAACCATTCTGGCTCCAGGCCTTGCAGCCCGGTCGCTGGGTGTAAACGGTTGGTTTTCGGATAATATTTTAGGTAACCGCGATGGTTTGGTACTTGATGATCCGGATAACTTTAAAACCAAAGAGGTATCTAAACTAGGCGTGCTTGAAGATATTTTTAAACCAGAAATCAATGCCGATTTATATGGCGATATGTACCACAAAATCAGGATCAATTACTATCCGCCTCATGGCGATAATAAAGAGAGCTGGGATAACATCGATATTTTTGGCTGGTTAGGTTATAAAATGCAGATCAAAATCAATTTCCTTTGCCGCGATTCGATTTTAGCTGCCCCAATTGTATTGGATTTAGCCTTGTTTATCGATTTGGCCAAACGTGCAAACCTTTCAGGTATTCAGGAATGGCTTTCGTTCTACTTAAAATCGCCGCAAACCATTCCGGGAGTACCTGCAGAGAACGATATTTTCAAGCAGTTAATTAAGCTTCAAAATACTTTACGCTACATTATGGGCGAAGAGCTGATTACCCATTTAGGGCAGGATTACGAAGAAGAAGTGGTAGAAACGGCATAG
- a CDS encoding phosphatidylglycerophosphatase A, producing MFFHKFISTALGIGYIGKGAGTVAAAVTCVLWWFLQTPYTNPHLWPFLSSIFILLIGVITADEVEKVWGKDHQRVVIDEVAGMGIALLCVPLKWPYYLMALILFRFFDIAKPFYIRHLEVLPGGWGVMADDVLAGIYANVVLQGIILLGLF from the coding sequence GTGTTTTTTCACAAGTTCATATCTACAGCCCTGGGTATAGGCTACATTGGCAAGGGGGCAGGTACCGTCGCTGCGGCGGTTACCTGCGTCCTCTGGTGGTTTTTACAAACGCCGTACACCAATCCGCACCTCTGGCCTTTTTTATCATCCATATTTATTTTGCTGATTGGTGTAATTACAGCCGATGAGGTAGAAAAAGTATGGGGCAAAGACCACCAAAGGGTAGTGATAGATGAAGTAGCCGGAATGGGCATAGCTTTGCTTTGTGTGCCGTTAAAATGGCCGTATTACCTCATGGCGTTAATCCTTTTCAGGTTTTTCGACATTGCCAAGCCTTTTTACATCCGGCATCTGGAAGTACTACCAGGTGGCTGGGGTGTAATGGCTGATGATGTACTGGCAGGGATTTATGCCAATGTGGTTTTGCAGGGTATTATCCTTTTAGGCCTGTTTTAG
- a CDS encoding CDP-alcohol phosphatidyltransferase family protein: MESVKLRDRLQLAIYKVINPFVKGLIKIGLTPNMVTSIGLVLNIGVAVIFVLGAEKSNRGDMSYIGWGGALVLFAGLFDMLDGQVARLGNMSSRFGALYDSVLDRYSEMIMFLGICYYLVAHHYFLSSLFAFIALIGSMMVSYTRARAEGLGVECKGGLMQRPERVVTIGVFAIACGVTGHFIGGDYKIYLPGISFHVFETMSVFTLPITLMAVLTNITAVRRLQEAKKGLEAQERNEKKTSNKAALVAAALLALGLGALAPVKAMAQGDNPSPIVFPTPKALPISFSIYNAIPIPIPLFAS; the protein is encoded by the coding sequence ATGGAAAGCGTAAAATTAAGAGATCGCCTTCAGTTGGCTATTTACAAGGTGATTAATCCCTTTGTAAAAGGACTCATTAAAATAGGCTTAACGCCCAATATGGTAACCAGCATTGGTCTGGTACTGAACATTGGTGTGGCCGTAATTTTTGTACTTGGTGCCGAAAAATCTAACCGTGGCGACATGTCGTACATTGGTTGGGGCGGTGCATTGGTGCTTTTTGCCGGCCTTTTCGATATGCTGGATGGCCAGGTGGCTCGCCTGGGCAACATGAGCTCCCGGTTTGGGGCACTGTACGATTCGGTACTCGATCGCTACAGCGAAATGATTATGTTTCTGGGCATTTGCTATTATCTGGTAGCGCACCATTATTTTTTAAGTTCGCTGTTTGCGTTTATTGCGCTTATTGGTTCTATGATGGTGAGCTATACCCGCGCCCGGGCAGAAGGTTTGGGCGTTGAGTGTAAAGGAGGATTGATGCAGCGGCCGGAAAGGGTAGTAACCATTGGTGTATTTGCTATTGCCTGCGGGGTAACAGGACATTTTATAGGTGGCGATTATAAAATCTACCTGCCGGGTATTTCCTTTCATGTATTTGAAACCATGTCGGTTTTTACTTTACCCATTACTTTAATGGCAGTTTTAACCAATATTACAGCCGTTAGGCGCTTGCAGGAGGCCAAAAAAGGCCTGGAAGCACAGGAGCGAAATGAAAAAAAGACCAGTAATAAAGCCGCTTTGGTGGCAGCTGCACTGCTAGCTTTAGGCCTGGGTGCATTGGCTCCGGTAAAAGCAATGGCACAGGGCGATAATCCTTCACCCATTGTTTTTCCTACCCCGAAGGCATTGCCAATCAGCTTTTCTATTTACAACGCGATCCCAATACCAATACCATTGTTTGCCAGTTGA